CTGTTCCTTTAATGAATTTCACTTGCTTCCATTATTGTGATTCCTAAATCTATTGTTTTTCAACCAATTTTCAATCaattttatgtatgtataaataaTTGGGCTTAGTCCATTAGCTCAATGCTAACACATAATGGGAATTACCATTGACGCCCTAGAGAGAATTAGCATCATGGCCACAGCATTAATATTATCTTAACAAACAATCCATTTTACTCCACATGTTTAACATAAAACACGTGCTCATGTATTTTATGTGCTTTGTGGAAACAAACTAATGGCTGCTGACTTCAGATTGTTATCTGGATCCACTAATCTGCCATCGCAGCTTCAGCAAACCCAAGAGATCAAAAACTCAAACTCTCAGTGGGTTTAGAAATACAACCACCACCGGGCAGAGGCCTCGTGTGCCAGGAGAGGGCAGCACATGTACAGCACATATAAAATCTGAAGCCATATATATACACGGCTACCTCAGAAAGTACATGTGATGTTTGAAATCAAGCCTGTGATCTGCTACTTCAGTTCATAACAATTTAATTTCCAGGAATTCACGTCAATTTAACTTAATTTTGGAAGATGCACTCATTTTTACACAGAACGTGAACTGAGGATTTTTTCCACCACCTCAACACTGAACTCACTTTAGGACTGGATCTCTTCACAGCCAGTATAGATAACACCACAGgcaaaaatatttgatttcacCTCCACTGTATTGGGTTGGTACTGAAACcctggacaaacacacaaaataacaaacaaactggacaaacaaacataacTGACTATtggaaatgagagagaaaagactattttttctttttcttgagtGAGCTGACCCTTTAAAACAAGGTCCTAAACTCTAAGGATAAAAGGAAATTAGACGAACTTCTTTTCAGCTGTGGGTGTCAATGAGAGCTTTGTGAGGCGGATACTTAAAGACTGTTTGTATAAATGCACCATTAATTTCAGATGACTGATATttcagatgagatgagacaTCGAGACCTGAATCATAATTTAGTCtggtcattgtgtgtgtgattaataTGTGGGAGAAGAGGTGGATGTCGAGGGGGTTTGGTCTTCTGTGTGGGATCACTgcacacagggagggagggagggagggaggaagggaaggaaggagggagggagggagcacaGGGGcggaaagacagagagagagggagagagaaagccTGAAGGAAGGGAGCAGACGGGACAGACGACAGGAGGAAGACGCTGACGCACAATCAAAACCCCACAAGAAAAATGCCCAATTTTGAAGGTAcctggaaaatgaaaagcagcgAGAATTTCGAGGAGCTGCTCAAAGCACTCGGTGAGGACgatttactcttttttttctcattttccatgatggtttgaatgtgttttagtGAGAGGGATCTTCAAATCATCCAGTGActgaacatgaaataaataGAGGTCTTATCTGCACCTGGAATACAGACATCAGACAGCAGTCAGAGTTTATTGTGGAACACATGGAAGAGACAGAAGGTGTTGAGGGaatcttttgttttccaaatgtaGAAAACctacaaaaatgcaaaatgcatcACACTTGAGGTGCAAAATACAAATTGGAGACTACAACTGAACTATAAGCAACTCTGATGGTAGCAACAGACAAACGTGATAAAattcagacacacatgaaaacagctACAACTCACAAATCTAATCTGCCTGATTTTATCTCCACAAAGACGAGGTTATTGGTGCAGCTTTAATATGCTTTTCACGTGTGGttgcagaagacaaaacaatgtGACACTGAAACTTCTTGTCCCAAATTGCACGCAGACTGGTTTTAATTATAAGACCAGACGACTAACTCATGCATTGTTGCTACGTTTGAGTGACGGAGTACAAGGAGGTCGCTTGGGAACCAGACTAAAGCGTTCCCTCGGCTAACTGTCTACACTGTAACTGCGTGACAGAGTGTTAATCGTTTTTCCCCTCATTTGGAGGAAAGACTATCAGGAGAACTAAACAAAGCAGACCGCACCAGCATTCCTCCCTCTCATCACCTTGTCACTGCTCTCTCTGTATTTTCAACCTCTGCTGATAGCAATCAGAGCTAAACCTGCAGGAGGATCCCTTTAAATATGAAAACCAACCACTTTATACCACATTATGACAGCTAAAATGTGATTTGCTCCTGCTGTGGCTTAGCTTCAGGTTTATGCATTCCTCAAGTAAATGATCCAAGTTTCATCTCTGAAACAGCcggaggcagacagaaaaaaaaaatgtaaggtGACACAACTCAATGACAGGTGGTCAAATATGGAAAAAGAAGGCCTACCTTTTCCGTTTCCATTTAGCCTTAGAAGCTCTTCTTAATACTTACTGTGCTCTGTAGGCTCACAGGTATCTTTGCACATGTTCTCAGGTGTGAATCCCATGCTGAGGAAGGTAGCGGTGGCTGCTGCATCCAAGCCCCACGTGGAGATAAGGCAGAACGGCGAGCACTTCTACATCAAGACTTCAACCACCGTCCGCACCACGGAGATCAACTTCCTCATTGGAGAGGAGTTCAATGAGGAGACGGTGGATGGGAGAAAGTGTAAGgtaatttaattaaacagtGATGACAGCACATTACGTACACAAGAGAAATCAGAATTTTTCAATCACTTCATCTCTCTGACACTCAGAAGTAATGGGAAGAATAGCATAAGCTGGGGATTCCCACTAGCAACCAAACACATCATTCAGGAAAATTTTCTGAAAAATTGTCCAAAATAATAAACTGGATTATCACGCCTGACTTTGACAAAAAGACTTTCTGCCAATAAAAGGGGAACTCCAGTACTGCACTTTCTTTAACTTGGggacagatgaaaaaaattaaaagatcaaaatcaatcaaagcAACTTTTAGCTCTTAGTTTGTGCCTGGCCCAGAATACATCCTTAATTTCCCATAATGCGTCGCGTTGTGTTTTGGTCTCTGGTtacatcatcagggttattttccCAGACTTTCTGCCAGAGCCAAAGCCACACAACACAGGCGGCACAGTACTCTGTGTGGAATGAACTGCAGAAAAATTGAGGTTGTCCCTTTAAAACCTCATATTTTACTAAAATTAAGGCAAAAAGGCTGCAATGAAGTAGGTAAAATTGCACTCAAAAAGAATTCCCCACTGATCTCTCATCTATCACTTTGCTTTACTGCTGACATCTTTTTTAGCCAGGTGATAAATACAGGAGAGATCATTAAAGTGCTGGTTTTCTACAGAGCTTGGCCACTtgggaaacagaaaacaagatttACTGCAAACAGACTCTACTGAGTGGGAACGGCCCAAAGACCTTCTGGAGCCGAGAACTCAAAGGGGATGAACTCATCCTGGTGAGTAGTAGCTTTAACTAGAAATATGATGACAggtaaaagagacagagacggtGCTACATACAGCTATAGACTCTAATTAGGTGTATAAAGCTtgatatgtgtgtttatactgtagATAATCACATTTTTGGCGAAACTCCCACGTCTGATCATcccttttgttttggtttcaaaaaaagtaaatgttttcttttataaaacTCTGGCTCCCAAATGCTCTCATCCTGTCAGCCTGAAGAAAATATCTACACAATGACTTCCATTTACCACCCAAAATCTCCCAGCAGATCAGTGAACAGATGTCTGGATGCTTTGCAAAGTGGGATGAGGTGTCAAATTTGGAGGTCGCTGTCATTTACCACATGGGCCaatttctgcttctctttgtgcCAATAAGAAAACAAGGAACTAGTTAAAAGGGATGGTCCTCAATTTGTGTCAAAACCACAGTTTTTATGGAGGATGGTGTAGTCTATTCTTTGAGAAATAGTTTGAAATCTTGGGGAAAAGTTCTTCATCACTTCCTTGGCAACAGTCTGAGGAGGACTTTGATACCACTtatctgtatggtaaatatgaagctaccgtccagcagctggttagcttcGCTCAGCTAAAGAGTGTCAActgggggaaacagctagcctggctcagtccacctaccagcacctggTAAAATGTGGCAATGTGGCAATGTAATTTAATGTCTTTTATGAGAGTAAACTCTTTATGAGCCATGATCAGCTCAAACAGGACATCAGCTTAGAGTTTGGAGACCTGTTAAAAATTAACCATTTGATTACATCTTGGCAAACAACAGATTATATTCTTGTTCGAGTCATACTTCATATTCATCCTACAGCCACAAGAATATCAGCCCTTTGGTATAAATCTCAGCAAGAAAGCCAATTAAGCTTCCTTCTTAATGGTGATGGCCAGGCCAGCAGAAGTGCAGCAGAGGCACAAACCAGAACTAAGACAGATGGTCAAGAGAGACCATAAGTGGGTGGTGACACcagatgtgaaaatattaaatgatcTGGTCAATATTTATACAAATCACAAAGCAGTTCCCAGGAAATATTCTGAACCATTTCTCATGTTTCTTTCTTGTGCCAAATGAGGGTGTGGACGAGCGTGTCCATCACTGTGAGACAACACATTATCATGAAGcactggggttttttttctttcattattttctttaacctaaaacaacaaaagaaagacattcatgaaataaaagttttaatgAAAGTCTGAAATACAGACCAGAAGTCAGactcagaaaatgttttgttttaattttaagacattttatgtCAATCTGATTTTTCTATTGGCTGCATGAGccacattaataaaaacaaaacacaccccAAAGGCTCCAAAGGCTGA
The Scatophagus argus isolate fScaArg1 chromosome 1, fScaArg1.pri, whole genome shotgun sequence DNA segment above includes these coding regions:
- the LOC124061874 gene encoding cellular retinoic acid-binding protein 1; this encodes MPNFEGTWKMKSSENFEELLKALGVNPMLRKVAVAAASKPHVEIRQNGEHFYIKTSTTVRTTEINFLIGEEFNEETVDGRKCKSLATWETENKIYCKQTLLSGNGPKTFWSRELKGDELILIFGADDVVCTRIYVRA